In the genome of Streptomyces aquilus, the window CAGTTCCTCAAGCGCAGCGATGCGGACCGGGTCCGCGCTTCCTGCGACCGCCGGCGCCGACGCGGGCGGGTTCGTCGCACCCGGCACGATCATGAAGTCTTCGAGGACTGACCTCGCCTTGTCGCCGCGCAGGACCATCTGGCCGGGAAAGTTGTGGGCGGCACGGTATCCGATCGACGCGTTCAGCTCCTCGTAGGTGATGCCGGACGGCACCACGTCGAGAAGGCTGTAGACGGTGTGCCAGCTCGGTGCGTCGGGCCGGGGCGGCCACAGCGCATCGGCGAGGTCTCGGTTGCGGAAGATCGCTCCGACCTCTCCTATGGCACGCACCTGCCCCTGCCCCGTGAACAGCACGACGTCGCCGGTGGCCACGTCCGCGAATTTCCTGTCGTGGGCGGGAGTCGCTCCCCAGAACCTCGCACGACCCTCCGGGTGCAGCGACCGGAGCTGTTCCCGTTGTTCCGAGGTGAGCAGGCGGTCGTGGCGTGGCACCGAGAAGTCCACCTGCCGGTCGATCGTGTCCGCCCAGTGGCGCCGTGTCTCGGTGCTTCCGTACGACGGGGAGATGAGCACCCGCACCATGCGTTTCCTGCCCTCCTAGAGATCCGCGGCGCTGCCCCGGCTCGCTGTCTCGAAGATCGCCTCGGCCCGGGTGACCGTCTGGATCAGGGAATCCGGGGTCGCTTCCTCGGAGAGTGACGCGACGACGCCGTCCACGGTTCGCAGCCCGGCCCTTTCCAGGAGCCGCTTCTCGTTGGTCACCCACTCGCCCCGGGACGCCATCATCCCGTGCGCCGTCTGTACTGCGGCCGTGGCGATGGCGCCGGCGGTTTCGGTGAGACGGGCTGCGGGGGCGTGGTTGGCGCGGGCATAGGAGAGGGTGGCGCGAGCAGTGCCGTACCAGCGGTCGCTCGCCGTGCGGCGCAACTTCGCGGGATAGCCGTCCGGGCGAGGCAGATCACCCCGCAGCACCTCATTGATCGCCAACTCGGCCACCACCAAGTAGCTGGGAATCCCCGCGAGATGGAAGAGCAACGGCTCCACATGGAACCGCCCCTCCTCCGCCTCCGCCAACTCGTGTTCCACGACGTCGAGATCGCGGTAATGGACGTCGACGCGGCGCCCGTCCACGGTCAGCCACGCGCCACCGTTGAAGACGCCCCCGCCCCAGCCGCCGACATCCGACACGTCGCCCTCCCAGCCGACGGCACGGAGGTCGGCGGGGTCGAAGGGGCCGCGGTAGTACACCGCCAAGTCCCAGTCGCTGTCGGGGCGGTGCGTGCCCTGCGCGCGCGAACCGCCGAGGGCCACGGCCTGGACGGTGGGCAGGGCGGCGAGGCGGTCAGCCGTGGAGTCGAGGAAGGCGGCGTCGGTGTGGGCGGGCATGGGTGCAGCGTAAGGAGCCGCTCCGGTCCGACGCGACCGCATTAACCCGTCGCCGCCACCCCGAAGTCCGCCCCCGAAATGCCACCCAGAGAGTCGGCGATCGACCGCAACGGCCCCTGCAACGCCGTCAGTTCGGCCCGCATCGTGTCCGCCTCCGGCCAGGCCGTCTCGTGGTCGAGGGGGGCGGTGTCCGTCGGGCAGCGGGCCTCGTACGCGGCCAGGCGTGGGTGCCAGGTCGAGGTGAAGGGGCGGATGACGTCGTTGATCAGGCCGTACGCGAGGGTCTGGACCGTCGGCGTGCCGTCGGCCGACCCCCGTTCCAGACCGATGCTGTACGTGTGCAGCGTCGCGCGCGTGAAATCGATCAGCGACTTCAGGGACGTCAGCGCCTCCCGCAGACTCCCCGTCCCCGGCGCCAGTTCCTGCACCCCGATCCGTGTGACGAGCTCGACCTGGATGTCGAAGGCGGCCATCCGCTCCGACTCGCTGGGCGCTGTCATGGGTGCCTCCCTTCGGCCACCGGGGAAGGCCAGCGTAACCGGGTCGCGGCGGGCGCACAGGGTGCGCAGGGCGGCTCGGCGCAGGGCCTCGGTGCGGGCGGGGGCCGGGTCGTGGTGGTGCCAGGCGTGCAGGGTGACCGGGTGGAGCTGCCAGCCACCGTCGGCGACCGGGGTGAGCAGACCGCGGACGCGCAGTTCGGCGATGCCGTTGTCGGCACGGCGGTGGGCGACGGCCCTCGGTACGCGATCGGCGGCGGCCAGCGCCTGCTCCGCGTCCTCCGCGGTCAGCGGCAGCGGATGCAGCGCAGCGGCGCAGCGGAGCGCGTCGGCGGCGTCCCGCGTGTCCACGTCGCGCACGAGAGCGGCGGTCACGTCCTCACCGGCCAGCGTGTCGAGGAGCGAGGCACCGCGCGCGTGCAGCCGGTCGTAGAGCGCAGGGGCGTCGTGACCTGCGGCAACGGCCCGCCCGAGGAGCGTGAGGGCGAGCGGGTGGCCGCCCGTCGCCTCCGCGAGCGCGTCGTCACCGCCGACGAGCACGCGCGCGTGGGGCGGGTCGAGGGGGCCGAGGTCCACGGCGGTGCCGAGTCCGTCGTACGCCCTGCTGCGCAGCGTGAAGAGGGTGCGGCCCAGTGGGTGCGGGGCCGCCATGCCGGTGATCTCGCGCGCGGGGAGCCGGCCGGCGGGGACGGCGTCGACGATCCAGAGGAACGGTTCGCCGGCCGCCTCGAACTGGTCGTACGGCTCGGTGATTCCCAGGGCGCGCAGCGAGTCGTCGTACGCCTCCCCGTTCAGCCAGAAGACCCCGCCCGGGTACGCCGCCTCGAAACGGAGCGCGTACTCCTGGGCGAGGGCGGTCTTGCCGATGCCGGCCGTGCCGCGGATCTGGACGGCGTGGGCGGCGGCGCGGCCGGTGACGAGGGGCGCGGTGTGGGCGTGCAGGGCGGAGTGCACCTGCCACAGTTCGGAGAGGCGGCCCAGGAACCCGGGGTGCGGCTGCGGCGCGCCCGGCCGTCGGCGTCGTACGCCGAACGCGCGGACAGGCATGGGGCCGTCGAGACCGGCGACATGCGCGCGTACGTCGTCGACGAGGGTGGCGAGGTCGTCGTCCGAGGCGTGCCGGGCGTCCCGGAGTTCGACGGGGTGGATATGACCGGTCCCCTGCTCCGGGTTGACGACCATGACCCGGCGCCGCGGGTCGCCTTCACCGAGTCCCGCCAGATACGCGGTGGTCAACTCCCACTGGCAGGCCTCGCGTTCCGGGTAGCCGGCGGAGTAGTACGCCAGCAGGGCCCTGGAGCGGGCCAGTTCACGGCGGATGGTGTCGCTGATGCCCGCGAAGGACGCGACTCCGGTCTCGTCCGTGAACACCCGAAGGCCCCCGCCGCGCAAGGCCCGCGCGAGCGGACGGACCCGCTCCACATCGCTGCGGCTGTAGCTGAGGAAGACGTCCCACACGGCGACTTACCCTACTGTGGGTACCGGGGAGGTCGATCATGGCAAACAGGCAGCGCAGGCGGCGCCGACCGGGCGGCCCGGCTCAGGTCACGGCCCGGCTGACGATTCCGTTCGTCGGCGAGATCTCGGGTACGTGGGAGCCGGCGGACGCGGAACGCAGTGCGGCCTGGGAGCTGTACCTGGAACTCGTCACGCGCGTGTCGGTCGAGGAACTCGACCCGGGCGAGGGCTTCCTGCGCGAGGCGCTGTCCTCCCTCTACACCTTCTTCAACACGACCCGCGAGATACTGCGCCGCTACGGCCCCGACGTCGCCCCTCCCCTGGCCCCCGGCCATGTCAGCTTCGGCGTCCTCGCGGTGACGGTCCTCAACCGCGTCCTGCGCCCGCTGCTCGCGTCGTGGCATCCGCGACTCACGGCGTACGAGTCGCAGCGGCCGGAGGGACACGATCCGGTGGCGTGGGAGCGGGAGTGGGAACACGCGGGCGCACTGCGCGAGCGGATCGGAGAGGTCCGCCAGACCCTGGTCTCACTGGCCCGGACCCTTCAGGAGGTGGCGGACGTCAGCGATCTCATCGACCTGCCGACTCCTCGGTCCTCTGGGGCGGGGTACCCCCCCCCGCAGGTCAGAGGGACAGTGAAGGCTGACAGGCCACGGCGGAGGCTCGCCGCCGTGAGCTGACCGTGGGGCGTGGACTACCGTTGCACGGTGCACATACGGGATGACCAGGGCGAAGGGACGAGACCCACGTGAACGCGGCGCCACTGAGCCCCGAGGATCCGACGCAGCTCGGCGATTTCGAACTGCTCGGCCGGATCGGCCACGGCGGCATGGGGCAGGTCTACCTCGGTGAGTCGCAAGGGGGCGAACCGGCCGCGGTCAAGGTCATCAAGCCCACGGTGGTCGACTCGGAGACGCGGCTGCGTTTCGCGCAGGAGGTCGAGGTTCTGAAGACCATCTGGGGCCCGCGTATCGCCGCCTTCATGGACGCGGACCCCGACGCCGAGCAGCCCTGGCTGGCCACCGAGTATGTCGACGGCCCTGACCTGCGGAAACATGTGAACACCTGCGGGCCCTTGCCGACCGTTCTCGTGGCGTCCCTCGGTGCGACGCTGGCCGAGGCCCTCGCCGGCGTCCACAAACAGGGTCTGCTGCACCGGGATCTCAAGCCCGCCAACATCCTCCTCGGCCCGAACGGCCCGAAGGTCATCGACTTCGGTCTCGCCATGTTCACCGAGTCCAGCGCCTCCCTCACCGCCCCGAACACGATCATGGGCACTCCGGCCTGCATGGCTCCCGAGCAGGCGAACGGCGTGAAGCCCCTGCTGCCGCCAGTGGACGTCTACGCCCTCGGCGCCGTCCTGCTCTACTCGGCAACCGGCCACTATCCGTTCCAGGCGGAGAACATCCACGCCCTCTTCCACCTGATCACCAAGGCCGACGCGAAGCCGGACCTGAGCGGCGCCCCGGACGAGCTGATACCGCTGCTGACCACGATGCTCACCTACGACCCGAGCCTGCGTCCCACCCTGCAGAACGTGGTCCAGCAGTGCCGTGCCGTGATCGAGGCCAAGGGCCTGAAGGTCGCCCAGGCCCGGCGCCGACTCACCTCTCACGTGGCCCAGAGCACCGGCGGAGTCCAAGACGTCGCCATTCCGCCGACGGCTGACGAGGTGATCCCCAGCCCGACCGCGGAGGCCGAGCCGACCGCCCCCGAGCAGCAGCCGGCACCCCCGGTCCCGGCCCCCGCCACCCCGGCGCCCTCGCCGCGGGTCCGGGCACGGACCGCTCCCCGCTCAGGCGGCCCCGGCATACGGCATTCCGTGCAGGCCAAGCGCGTGGCCCAGCAGCTGCGCGAGGCCTACGCTCAGCATGCGAAGTTCTGAGAAACCTTGAGACAACTCCCTTCAACCTCCCCTTCAAGCACCTGACATTCCCGGAGGCAGCCCTCGTGACCGTCGAGCAGGCCGGTGCCGTCGCGCACGCTCCCCACAGCGCCGGTGCGGACGAAGGGGATGCCAAGTACCCGCCCGGCTCGCAGATCGAGGTCCGTGACGAGGAGTGGCTCGTACGGAACGTGACGCACACGGCACACGACGGGGACAAGATCGAGGCGGTGGGCGTCTCGGAGTTCGTCCGCGACCAGGAAGCCGTCTTCTTCACGAACCTCGACGATGTGCAGTTGATGGATCCGAGCCGGACAAAGCTGACGTCCGACGACTCCCCGAACTTCCGGCGCAGCCGCCTCTTCCTCGAAGCCATCCTGCGCAAGACGCCGCTCCCCCAGTCGGAGCGCGGCCTGGCGCTGGCGGACAGCTTCCTGCTCGACTCGCTCCCCTACCAGCATCGCCCGGCGCAACTCGCACTGTCCGGCAAGAACCTGCGCCCGCGCATGCTGATCGCGGACGTGGTCGGCCTCGGCAAGACCCTCGAAATCGGCCTGACGCTCGCGGAGTTGATCCGCCGGGGCCGCGGCGAGCGCATTCTCGTCGTCACGCCGCAGCACGTCCTGGAGCAGTTCCAGCACGAATTGTGGACCCGTTTCGCGATCCCCCTGATCCGCCTCGACTCGGTCGGCATCGAGCGCATCCAGCGGGAGATCCCGGCGGGCCGCAACCCGTTCACGTACTTCAAGCGGGTCATTGTCTCCATCGACACGCTCAAGAACACGGACCAGTACAAGCACCATCTGGAACGCATCACATGGGACGCGGTCGTCATCGACGAGTCCCACAACCTCATCAACCGCGGCTCCCTCCGCAACCAGTTGGCCCGGCTCCTCGCCCCGCAGACCGACGCACTCATCCTGGCCTCCGCCACCCCGCACAACGGCGACGCCCGTTCCTTCGCCGAGCTGATCTCCCTCCTCGACCCGGCCGCGATCCGCGACCCGGAGCGGTACGAGGCGAAGGACATCGAGCACCTCTTCATCCGGCGTACGAAGATCAGCCCCGAGGTCCGCGAGCAGATGAAGGGCCAGTGGGCGGACCGGGGCCCGAGCACGTCGGTCCACTGTGCGGCGACCCCGGCCGAGGAGCAGATCTTCGAGGAGCTGGCACAGGTGTGGCTCCCGCAGGACCGCCCCTCGGTGAGCGAGAGCCGCCTCTTCCCCTACACGCTGCTGAAGTCCTTCCTGTCCTCCCACAAGGCCCTCGCATCGACGGTCGACGCCCGCATCCGAACCCTCAAGGCGAAGGAGGACGGCTCGGCGGAGCCCGAACTGGCGGCACTCCAGCGCCTGGCCGACCTCACGCTCGTCATGTCGGAGACGGACTCGGCGAAGTTCCGGGCCCTGGTGGAGCAGTTGCGCGAGATCGGGGTCGGTCCGCGCAGCGACACCCGGGTCGTCGTCTTCTCCGAGCGCGTACAGACGCTGGAGTGGTTGCGTACGGCGGTCCCGGCGGCCCTCGGCTTCAAGGGCAAGGCGCTCCAGGAGGCCGCGCGCGTGATGCACGGCGGTCTCTCCGACGAGCAGCAGATGCAGTGCGTGGAGGACTTCGGCCTCGCCGACAACCCGGTACGGCTCCTCTTCACCGGTGACGTGGCGTCCGAGGGCGTCAACCTGCACCGCCAGTGCCATCAGCTCATCCATTACGACGTCCCGTGGTCGCTGATCCGCATCGAGCAGCGCAACGGCCGCATCGACCGCTACGGCCAGGCCCACCAGCCGCAGTTCCGCGCGCTGATCCTCACCAGCGAGGTCGAGGACGCGAAGGACGACCGCACGGTCGCCGAACGGCTCCTGGAGCGCGAGGACGAGGCACACCGCAGCCTGGGCACGGCGGAGGCGGTGTCCGGCCTCTACCGCGCCGAGGCCGAGGAGAAGTCCCTCATCCAGGACCTGCTGCGCGGCCGTACGGTCGACGAGTCGCTGGACGCGACGGCGGCCGAGGCGGAGGACGACGGCGGCGACTTCCTCGCGGACTTCTTCGGCGCGGTAGGCGACGAGCCGGGCGAGGTGGACGGTGACGCGCCGCCCGCACCCGCCGACGTACCCCGCCTGTTCACCGGCACCCGGGAGTTCCTGGACGAGGCGATCCGCGAGGTCTTCCCGGACGCGCAGCGGCAGTTGGAGCTGGACATCGACTCGGAGACGGGCCTGCTGTCCTTCCGCCCACCGTCCGACCTGACCCACCGCATGAAGGCGCTCCCGCCGGACTACCGCCGCGAACAGCGCCTGCACGAACGTCTGTTGGTGACGCTCAACCGCACGCTTGCCAACAACTCCCTTGTCCGCGCCCGGGAGTCGTCAGCGTCCAGCTGGCCGGAGATCTCACTCCTCACCGACCTCCACCCGGTCGTGGAGTGGCTGACGGACAAGGTGCTGGTACGGCTGGGCCGCCAGGAGGCACCGGTCATCACGGCGGACGTCGAGGCGCCGACCTACCTGATCCAGGGCATCTTCTCCAACAAGCTGGGCCGTCCGACGGTCGTGAAGTGGATGGCCGTACGGGGAGGCGAGGTCACCGACGACATGGTGGGCACGCTGCGCCGGGCGGGCGTAGGCCCGACCATGGCCAATCCGCTGCACGACCACGATCTGGACCTCCTCGCCGCCGGCATCCCGGGCGCCCTGGAGGCCGCCGAGCGCTTCCTGCGCCGCCACAGCAGCGACTGGGACAAGGCGCTGACCGGCCCGATCGAGGACTACAAACTCCGCCTCGGCAACTGGGAGCAACCGACCCTCGCCGACAATCGCACCAAGTCCGACCTGGCCGACCTGGCCGACTCGCTCCTCACCACCGGCCGCCCGATGCTCCGGGTCCTCGCCGTCCTCGACCACACCAGCTGATCCCCGAGGTCCTCTCCGTCATGTCGTACGACTCTCTCGTCAACCGCGGCGACTACTTCTCCGCCCACTATCTGGCCGAGGTCTTCCCGAAGGACCTCAAGTCGGGACTCCTCGCTGTGTGGAAGGAGCGGGAGGAGGCAGCGGCGGGAGTTGACGAGCAGGAGCCCACGGAGTCGTCGTCCTCACTTCCGGTGACTCCGCGAGTCGGCCTGCGTGAGCTGCGGCGTAGGTACTTCAAGGCGCGCGCGGACTTCGCAGAGGCGGCTTCCGAGCCGGACGACGCGAGGACGTACGACGCGCCTGCGTGGCGGGAACGGGTATCGGCGCTCAACGCGGATGTCCTGCGTGCACTGGGCTACGACGCCAAACCGCAGACCCTGACGGTGGAACGCGCGGACCACACCTACGAGGTCCAGGTCGCGCATGCCGAGCCGGGGCTCGTGGCCCTGGACTGCGGGTGGGCGGCCGAGCCGGACGCGGCGATGGACCCGGACGGTTCGGGGCGGTTGCTGCACCGGCTGCCGCTGGACGGCTCGAACGCGGTGGCGACGGGTTCGAAGCTGGCGTCGTTCCTGTTCGCGTGCGAGGACGCACCTCGCTATGTGCTGTTGCTGATGGGTGGAGTCGTCGTGCTCGCCGACCGGGCGGCGTGGGGTGAGGGCCGGTACCTGGCGGCCTCCCTGGACGCGGCGCTGGAACGCAACGACACGCGTGCGGGCGGCGAACTCGACACGCTGGCGGCCCTGTTCGGGGCGGACTCACTGCGAACGCCCGAGGAGGGCGGGGAGAACCCGCTCGCGGGCCTGGTCGACAAGTCGACGAAGCATGCGGTGGGGGTGTCGAGTGATCTGCGGGACGGGTTGAGGCTGTCCGTGGAACTGATCGCGAACGAGGTCCTCGACCGGGTGCGGGCGGCGGGGGTCAGGCCGGAGGAGGTAGCGGAACTCCCGGAGCTGTCACGTCAGTTGACGCGGGAGTCACTGCGCTATCTGTACCGGATCCTGTTCCTGCTGTATGCGGAAGCTCGCCCGGAACTGGGCATCCTGCCGTCGGACTATCCCGAGTACCACCAGGGGTATGGGCTGGGGCGGCTCGGTGAGCTGGTGGCGGAGCGGGACCTGGTGGGCGAGAAGGCGCGCGAGGGCTTCTACCTGTACGAGTCGCTGGACCTGCTCTTCAGGAAGGTGCAGGAGGGCTACCGCTCGCGCCGGATGCACGGGAAGGCGGTCGAGGGGGAGCGCGATTCAGAGGACGTGGGTCTGCGTTTCGAGCCGCTGCACTCCAAGCTGTTCGAGGCGGACTCGATCCGCCTGATCGGGGCGCGGTCGGTCCGGGATCCGCGCGTCGACGAGGACGAGACGGGCGTGGCGCGTTTCGTGGACACGCGGCTGCGCAACGCGACCTTGTACCGGGTGCTGCGGCTGTTGATGCTCACGCGCGGCAAGAAGGGCGAGCGCGGCGGCTTCATCTCGTACGCGCAGCTCGGCATCAACCAACTCGGGGCCGTGTACGAGGGGTTGATGTCGTACTCCGGGTTCGTGGCGGGCGAGGAGCTGTACGAGGTCGCCAAGGGCGGGCACTCGAAGGACGGTTCCTGGCTGGTGCCGGCGTCGAAGGCGGACGAGTATCCGGACTCGGTCTTCGTGCGGAGGCGTGACGAGGAGACGGGCGAGGAGGTACGGGTCCGGTATCGGCCGGGGTCGTTCGTGTACCGGCTGTCGGGGCGGGATCGGCAGACGTCGGCGTCGTACTACACGCCGGAGTCGCTGACCAAGGTGACCGTGCAGTTGGCCTTGCAGCACCGGCTGGACCAGGACGGTGAGGTGACGCCGGCGCGGGA includes:
- a CDS encoding nucleotidyltransferase domain-containing protein, whose translation is MPAHTDAAFLDSTADRLAALPTVQAVALGGSRAQGTHRPDSDWDLAVYYRGPFDPADLRAVGWEGDVSDVGGWGGGVFNGGAWLTVDGRRVDVHYRDLDVVEHELAEAEEGRFHVEPLLFHLAGIPSYLVVAELAINEVLRGDLPRPDGYPAKLRRTASDRWYGTARATLSYARANHAPAARLTETAGAIATAAVQTAHGMMASRGEWVTNEKRLLERAGLRTVDGVVASLSEEATPDSLIQTVTRAEAIFETASRGSAADL
- a CDS encoding toll/interleukin-1 receptor domain-containing protein, whose amino-acid sequence is MWDVFLSYSRSDVERVRPLARALRGGGLRVFTDETGVASFAGISDTIRRELARSRALLAYYSAGYPEREACQWELTTAYLAGLGEGDPRRRVMVVNPEQGTGHIHPVELRDARHASDDDLATLVDDVRAHVAGLDGPMPVRAFGVRRRRPGAPQPHPGFLGRLSELWQVHSALHAHTAPLVTGRAAAHAVQIRGTAGIGKTALAQEYALRFEAAYPGGVFWLNGEAYDDSLRALGITEPYDQFEAAGEPFLWIVDAVPAGRLPAREITGMAAPHPLGRTLFTLRSRAYDGLGTAVDLGPLDPPHARVLVGGDDALAEATGGHPLALTLLGRAVAAGHDAPALYDRLHARGASLLDTLAGEDVTAALVRDVDTRDAADALRCAAALHPLPLTAEDAEQALAAADRVPRAVAHRRADNGIAELRVRGLLTPVADGGWQLHPVTLHAWHHHDPAPARTEALRRAALRTLCARRDPVTLAFPGGRREAPMTAPSESERMAAFDIQVELVTRIGVQELAPGTGSLREALTSLKSLIDFTRATLHTYSIGLERGSADGTPTVQTLAYGLINDVIRPFTSTWHPRLAAYEARCPTDTAPLDHETAWPEADTMRAELTALQGPLRSIADSLGGISGADFGVAATG
- a CDS encoding serine/threonine-protein kinase, producing the protein MNAAPLSPEDPTQLGDFELLGRIGHGGMGQVYLGESQGGEPAAVKVIKPTVVDSETRLRFAQEVEVLKTIWGPRIAAFMDADPDAEQPWLATEYVDGPDLRKHVNTCGPLPTVLVASLGATLAEALAGVHKQGLLHRDLKPANILLGPNGPKVIDFGLAMFTESSASLTAPNTIMGTPACMAPEQANGVKPLLPPVDVYALGAVLLYSATGHYPFQAENIHALFHLITKADAKPDLSGAPDELIPLLTTMLTYDPSLRPTLQNVVQQCRAVIEAKGLKVAQARRRLTSHVAQSTGGVQDVAIPPTADEVIPSPTAEAEPTAPEQQPAPPVPAPATPAPSPRVRARTAPRSGGPGIRHSVQAKRVAQQLREAYAQHAKF
- a CDS encoding DEAD/DEAH box helicase, yielding MTVEQAGAVAHAPHSAGADEGDAKYPPGSQIEVRDEEWLVRNVTHTAHDGDKIEAVGVSEFVRDQEAVFFTNLDDVQLMDPSRTKLTSDDSPNFRRSRLFLEAILRKTPLPQSERGLALADSFLLDSLPYQHRPAQLALSGKNLRPRMLIADVVGLGKTLEIGLTLAELIRRGRGERILVVTPQHVLEQFQHELWTRFAIPLIRLDSVGIERIQREIPAGRNPFTYFKRVIVSIDTLKNTDQYKHHLERITWDAVVIDESHNLINRGSLRNQLARLLAPQTDALILASATPHNGDARSFAELISLLDPAAIRDPERYEAKDIEHLFIRRTKISPEVREQMKGQWADRGPSTSVHCAATPAEEQIFEELAQVWLPQDRPSVSESRLFPYTLLKSFLSSHKALASTVDARIRTLKAKEDGSAEPELAALQRLADLTLVMSETDSAKFRALVEQLREIGVGPRSDTRVVVFSERVQTLEWLRTAVPAALGFKGKALQEAARVMHGGLSDEQQMQCVEDFGLADNPVRLLFTGDVASEGVNLHRQCHQLIHYDVPWSLIRIEQRNGRIDRYGQAHQPQFRALILTSEVEDAKDDRTVAERLLEREDEAHRSLGTAEAVSGLYRAEAEEKSLIQDLLRGRTVDESLDATAAEAEDDGGDFLADFFGAVGDEPGEVDGDAPPAPADVPRLFTGTREFLDEAIREVFPDAQRQLELDIDSETGLLSFRPPSDLTHRMKALPPDYRREQRLHERLLVTLNRTLANNSLVRARESSASSWPEISLLTDLHPVVEWLTDKVLVRLGRQEAPVITADVEAPTYLIQGIFSNKLGRPTVVKWMAVRGGEVTDDMVGTLRRAGVGPTMANPLHDHDLDLLAAGIPGALEAAERFLRRHSSDWDKALTGPIEDYKLRLGNWEQPTLADNRTKSDLADLADSLLTTGRPMLRVLAVLDHTS